Proteins encoded together in one Anguilla anguilla isolate fAngAng1 chromosome 9, fAngAng1.pri, whole genome shotgun sequence window:
- the LOC118235683 gene encoding probable ATP-dependent RNA helicase ddx6, giving the protein MSTVRTENPVILGLSNQNGQLRGSVKPAVGPGGGVGGPALQQASQAKSSSTINNGSSQTMATSNAAIKPGDDWKKNLKLPPKDMRMRTSDVTATKGNEFEDYCLKRELLMGIFEMGWEKPSPIQEESIPIALSGRDILARAKNGTGKSGAYLIPLLERIDLKKDYIQALVIVPTRELALQVSQICIQVSKHMGGVKVMATTGGTNLRDDIMRLDETVHVIIATPGRILDLIKKGVAKVNHIQMIVLDEADKLLSQDFVQMMEETLSTMPKYRQILLYSATFPLSVQKFMNAHLQKPYEINLMEELTLKGVTQYYAYVTERQKVHCLNTLFSRLQINQSIIFCNSSQRVELLAKKISQLGYSCFYIHAKMRQEHRNRVFHDFRNGLCRNLVSTDLFTRGIDIQAVNVVINFDFPRLAETYLHRIGRSGRFGHLGLAINLITYDDRFNLKGIEEQLGTEIKPIPGSIDKSLYVAEYHSESGEEAKL; this is encoded by the exons ATGAGCACCGTGAGAACGGAGAACCCAGTGATCCTGGGCCTGTCCAATCAGAACGGGCAGCTCCGGGGGTCGGTGAAGCCGGCCGTGGGCCCCGGCGGGGGAGTGGGCGGCCCCGCCCTGCAGCAGGCGAGCCAGGCCAAGTCGTCCAGCACAATAAACAACGGCAGCTCCCAGACCATGGCCACGTCCAACGCCGCCATAAA GCCTGGTGATGACTGGAAGAAGAATTTAAAACTTCCTCCAAAAGACATGAGAATGAGGACTTCG GATGTGACCGCAACCAAGGGCAACGAGTTTGAGGATTACTGCCTGAAACGCGAGCTGCTGATGGGCATCTTCGAGATGGGCTGGGAGAAGCCGTCGCCCATCCAG gaGGAGAGCATTCCCATCGCACTGTCCGGGAGGGATATTCTGGCCCGGGCGAAGAACGGGACTGGCAAGAGCGGCGCCTACCTCATACCCTTACTTGAACGCATCGACCTGAAGAAGGACTATATACAAG CTCTGGTCATCGTGCCCACCAGGGAACTGGCTCTCCAGGTGAGCCAGATCTGCATCCAGGTCAGCAAACACATGGGCGGGGTCAAAGTCATGGCGACCACGGGGGGCACCAACCTCCGCGATGACATCATGAGGCTCGACGAGACGG tGCACGTAATAATTGCCACCCCTGGGAGGATTTTGGACCTCATCAAAAAGGGCGTGGCCAAAGTGAACCACATTCAGATGATTGTATTGGATGAG GCAGACAAGCTGCTGTCCCAGGACTTTGTGCAGATGATGGAGGAGACGTTGAGCACCATGCCCAAATACAGGCAGATCCTCCTCTACTCGGCCACCTTCCCCCTCAGCGTGCAGAAGTTCATG AACGCCCATCTGCAGAAACCCTACGAGATTAACCTGATGGAGGAGCTCACTCTGAAGGGGGTGACCCAGTATTACGCCTACGTGACCGAGAGACAGAAGGTCCACTGCCTTAACACGCTCTTCTCCCGG CTCCAGATTAACCAGTCCATAATCTTCTGCAACTCGTCCCAACGCGTGGAGCTGCTGGCCAAGAAGATCTCCCAGCTGGGCTACTCCTGCTTCTACATCCACGCCAAGATGCGACAG GAGCATCGTAACCGCGTGTTCCACGACTTCAGAAACGGCCTCTGCAGGAACCTCGTCAGCACCG ACCTCTTCACCAGAGGCATCGACATACAAGCTGTGAACGTGGTGATCAACTTCGACTTCCCCAGGCTGGCCGAGACGTACCTCCACCGCATCGGCCGATCAG GACGTTTTGGTCACCTGGGCCTGGCCATCAACCTGATCACCTACGACGACCGCTTCAACCTGAAGGGCATCGAGGAGCAGCTGGGCACCGAGATCAAGCCCATCCCCGGCAGCATCGACAAGAGCCTGTACGTGGCCGAGTACCACAGCGAGAGCGGGGAGGAGGCCAAGCTGTGA